The Anolis carolinensis isolate JA03-04 chromosome 1, rAnoCar3.1.pri, whole genome shotgun sequence genome window below encodes:
- the LOC100553423 gene encoding transcription factor 15 isoform X1: MKSSGGAASDPEELESGSSESSSGKSLPSTGAQGKRKRKSPRLSGLSRQRQAANARERDRTHSVNTAFTALRTLIPTEPADRKLSKIETLRLASSYISHLANMLFLQQHQQQTQSGSLGEEPMQPCLEYQAVLQGGSTTATPRPICTFCLSSQRKQPTYSRGFSRMKLNTVGKVAPGVTAIFG, translated from the exons ATGAAGTCGAGCGGGGGTGCTGCATCCGACCCAGAAGAGCTGGAGAGTGGCAGCAGCGAGAGCAGCTCTGGGAAATCCCTGCCTTCCACTGGTGCCCAAGGCAAACGCAAACGCAAGAGTCCTCGGCTGAGTGGCCTGAGCAGGCAGAGGCAAGCTGCCAACGCCCGGGAGAGGGACCGGACCCACAGTGTGAATACTGCTTTCACTGCGCTCCGCACACTCATCCCAACCGAGCCGGCAGATCGCAAGCTGTCCAAGATAGAGACCTTGCGCCTGGCCTCAAGCTACATCTCACACCTGGCTAACATGCTGTTTTTACAACAGCATCAACAACAAACACAAAGTGGGAGCTTGGGAGAGGAGCCTATGCAGCCCTGTCTGGAATATCAGGCTGTCCTGCAGGGCGGAAGCACTACAGCAACGCCCCGGCCCATCTGCACCTTCTGTCTGAGCAGCCAGAGGAAACAG CCGACTTATTCGAGGGGCTTTTCGCGGATGAAACTGAACACGGTGGGGAAAGTTGCACCTGGTGTGACAGCTATTTTCGGGTGA
- the LOC100553423 gene encoding transcription factor 15 isoform X2: MKSSGGAASDPEELESGSSESSSGKSLPSTGAQGKRKRKSPRLSGLSRQRQAANARERDRTHSVNTAFTALRTLIPTEPADRKLSKIETLRLASSYISHLANMLFLQQHQQQTQSGSLGEEPMQPCLEYQAVLQGGSTTATPRPICTFCLSSQRKQHREREKHLSL; the protein is encoded by the exons ATGAAGTCGAGCGGGGGTGCTGCATCCGACCCAGAAGAGCTGGAGAGTGGCAGCAGCGAGAGCAGCTCTGGGAAATCCCTGCCTTCCACTGGTGCCCAAGGCAAACGCAAACGCAAGAGTCCTCGGCTGAGTGGCCTGAGCAGGCAGAGGCAAGCTGCCAACGCCCGGGAGAGGGACCGGACCCACAGTGTGAATACTGCTTTCACTGCGCTCCGCACACTCATCCCAACCGAGCCGGCAGATCGCAAGCTGTCCAAGATAGAGACCTTGCGCCTGGCCTCAAGCTACATCTCACACCTGGCTAACATGCTGTTTTTACAACAGCATCAACAACAAACACAAAGTGGGAGCTTGGGAGAGGAGCCTATGCAGCCCTGTCTGGAATATCAGGCTGTCCTGCAGGGCGGAAGCACTACAGCAACGCCCCGGCCCATCTGCACCTTCTGTCTGAGCAGCCAGAGGAAACAG cacagagaaagggagaaacactTGTCTCTTTAA